GCAATGATTGATAGGATAAAAAATGCTAAGACTAAAATCGGAAATCTTGATGCTAATGCTAGTAATGGTTCTGGAGAGTTAGCTACTGGTACTCCTAGTGATGCTAATGGTGCTAAGGCAGCTACTAAGCCGATTTAGCAGCTGCCTTAGCTTTAAAGGCTATGACTAAGTCTGGTAAATTTAGTGCTGCTGCTGCAGATACTGGTATTGTTAAAGTCGCAGCAGCTAGTGCTGTAAATAAGGTATTAGGAATATTGGATGCAATAATTAGGAAAGCAGTCAATCTTGAGCTTGAGAAAGTTAAAGAAGCAGTTAAGGGAATAAAATATTCTGAGACATCTGGAAGTCATGTTCCAGATGTTGGTACTATTATTCAAACTCCTTCTACTAAATAAATCTTAGGATTAAATAATAAAGTTATTTGAGGGAAACGCTTTGATCTTTATGAATGAGAGTTGTTTTCCTTTTTTGCATTTTGGTGTGTTTTATTGAATATTTATTATTTTTTCATTTATGATACATGCATTTCATTCATTTTTTATTTGTCCATTTTTTTCTTGGTTTTACTTTCGTACTAATCTTGGAAAGCAACAATTAATTTTAGAAAAGAGAAAGGAGAGGAGATATAATGAGAGGGAGAAGAATAGTAAAGGGAATAATGGTGCTGGTGGTGCTGGTGGTGATAGTAGTGATGATGGGATGTAATAGTGGAGGAGTAAGTGAGGGAAGTCAAGCAAAAGCGACTAAGGCAGATGGGAGTGTAATTGATTTAAAAGTGATTAGGGAGAAGATAAAGAGTGCGGTAGAGTTTGCGGGGAAAGTAAAGGAAGTGCATACTTTAGTTAAGTCGGTTGATGAGCTAGCTAAAGCTATAGGAAAGAAAGTTGAGGGTGCGGGTAATCTTAGTGATGATGGTGGTCAGAATGGTTCTTTGATTTCAGCAGCGTATAGTATAATATCGTCTGTAAGCACGAAATTAGAAACATTAGAACAACAAGCTGAAGTTTCTACTGAGTTAAAGGCAAAAATTACTATTGTTAAAACTGGAAGTAAAAAGTTTACAGATACAGTGAAAGGAGCAAGTGCTGATCTTGGGAAAAAAGATGCTTCTGATGAAAATGCAAAAAAAGCTTTACTTAAAAGTGATGCTGTTGGAGATAAAGGAGCCAAAGATCTTATTGCTTTAAACACAGCAATTGATGAGTTGTTAAAGAATGCTGAAGTAGCAGTAGCCTCTGCAATTAAGGAGCTTACAACTTCTGCTGATAATTAATATTTAATTACAAGGTAAGTAATTGAAAAATAAAGCTAATAGCTTAGTGCTATTGGCTTTATTTAGTATTTAGAGAATATAATTGTTTCAATGGTTAAATTTGATGTGATTGAATTTGAATATTTAAATTCAAAGTATTTTATTTTATAAATTAACGTTTATAAATATGTGTTCAAGGGAAAAACAAAACAAAAAAGGTGAAAATAGTAATGTGACGACTTTATATAATAGTATCTTGTGGTAATGTGGGAGAAGAGTTTAAGGTGAAGTTTTCGAGTGAGATTGTTAATTTAGGGAAATAATTTTGGACGTTTTTTTTACTCTATGGTTGCCGAGACATTAGGAATCAAGGCAGATACAAAGAAGGAAGAGATAGGGAAATATTTTAAGACAGTGCAGGGTACTGTGCAAGGGATAAAGGATGGACTTAATAAAATTGTTAGTGAGATGAAAAAAGAGAGTAATCTTAATGCTGAGGCTACTGAGAGTGCAGTTAAAGCATTAGTTGAGAGTAAACTAGATAAGATAATAGAAGGAGCAAAGACAGCGAGTGAGGCTATTGGTGTGGAAGGTGATGAACTACTTGGTAATTTTGCTGCTGCTAATAGTGTTGGTGTTGCAGGTACTGATGTTGAGAAGCTAATAAAGGGAATTAAAGGGATTGTTGATATAGTACTTAAAGGTGTAGGAAATGCTGATGCTGGGAATGGTAAAAAGGCTAGTGATGGTTCTACTGCAAGAACTGCTAATGGTGGGAATGATGAAGCAGGAAAATTATTTGATTCTACTGCTAATAATGGAGTTGGTGCAGCTGCTGGTGATGCAAAGAAGGCGGCGGCTGATGCGTCTAAAGCCGTTGGAGCAGTGACTGGTGCTGATATACTGAAAGCTATAATTAAAAATGGTAATGCCGCTGCCGCTCAAGCTAAAGATGCGACTATAGCAGGAGCAATAGCGTTAAGAGCAATGACTAAAGGTGGTAAATTCCCTGGGGCTTCTAATACTTCTGCTGATAATGCTGATTATACAGTTGTAGTTAAAGACGTAGTATTAAGTGCGTTGACTAAGGCCTTGGATGTATTAACAGTAGCAATAAGAAGTACTGTTGATGAGGGACTTAAAACTGTTAAAGAAACAATGAAAATCAATGTTAATGTTACTCCTGTAGCATCTGAGAAGAGTAGTTCTGATGTTCAGAATCAGTAGTCAAAACTAAATAATAAAATACGAGAAATAAAGTTAAATTTATGAATGAAAGATACTAAGAGTTATGCTTTTGGTATCTTTCATTTTGTAGTGGCAAATTAAGATTTATTTTTTTTATATTATTATTTGCAGTAACAAGTGCAGTAAACAAGGTGTTAAGTATACTTATAATAGTTCAATTAGGAATGCATTGGATGAAGGTTAAAAGGGATTAGTGAGGTATTAGGAGAGATTAAGTAAGGAGAAGATTTTGAGGCTAAGGCTAATTAATAGGTGAATTAGTATATATTGAAATATAATTAAGTTATTATGTAAGAATTTTGGCAAAGGGAGCAATAAAGCTTTCTTTTTTTATTTGCAGTATTGTGTATGTTATATAAAGCCTCATTTATTTATTTTTTATTTTTAAAGATAAGCTATAAAAAAGTAAAAAAAACAAGGAGGCTAAGAAAGGAATGAAAGAGAAGAAAGGAATAGGAAATATAGAAGAGTGTATAAGCGAGTATAGAGAGAAGGGAAGAGAGAAGGGAAGAGAGAAGGGAAGTAAAAGAGGATTAAAGGGGATAAGAATAAGAGAAGTAATGATGGTGATGGTGATGATGGTGGTGATGGGATGTAATAATGGAGTGTTGGAGTCGGAGAAGATAGGGTTGGAAAAGAAGAATAGTTTTTTAGATTCTTTAGTTAAGATCGGAGAGGGATTTCAGGAGATTTTTGCTAGTTTTGGCAATGTTATTGGAGATGTGTTGGGATTTACTGTTGTTAAATATACAGATAATAGAAGTGAAGTGGGAAAACATTTTGAAAATGTAGGAAAAGGATTAAAAAGTACTAAGGATAAATTAGATGAGTTATCAAAACAAATAGTTTCTGCTTCTAATGCTGATACGAAAGGAGTAGAAGCTGTGATTCAAGGTACTAGTGCAATTATTACTAAACTAATTACTTCTGTAACTAAGCTTTCTGGGACGGTTGGTAATACTGAAATTGCTGATGGTATAGCTGTTGCTGGATCAGCACCTGCTGAAGAAGCTAGTGTTAAATCTTTTATTGAAGAAGTTAGAAGTATCATTGATATTGCTGATAAGTCTG
This region of Borrelia hispanica CRI genomic DNA includes:
- a CDS encoding Vsp/OspC family lipoprotein; amino-acid sequence: MRGRRIVKGIMVLVVLVVIVVMMGCNSGGVSEGSQAKATKADGSVIDLKVIREKIKSAVEFAGKVKEVHTLVKSVDELAKAIGKKVEGAGNLSDDGGQNGSLISAAYSIISSVSTKLETLEQQAEVSTELKAKITIVKTGSKKFTDTVKGASADLGKKDASDENAKKALLKSDAVGDKGAKDLIALNTAIDELLKNAEVAVASAIKELTTSADN